Proteins from one Megalopta genalis isolate 19385.01 chromosome 1, iyMegGena1_principal, whole genome shotgun sequence genomic window:
- the Not1 gene encoding CCR4-NOT transcription complex subunit 1 isoform X1, with translation MNLDSLSFTLSQISYLVANLNKKNFRDSCQEISDLVLWKGLEADRHLLRSLLSCIDFSTGETPESTAKDYFQVQLLKQECTNLLSKPSFISNLCFAIDHPFHQQKTLNPSPKFFLRLKKVLGLTLVQEVAFAIALLHSENSEICALALEHVQKQLPELIKNYINSETSNKHHEEGLHDSLPEVLHLILSQALYTANQFGLSSEAKEKFLKNLRRDFPRELVPVVLAPLLYPDNGETPQAKIELNMAVNQMDGNSLVELIMELGYGFTSSVEECRSALAGLGAREISPACAARVLGHMARTCSNLDDAGGLQSYWGNSGATQDANKEKSADNVPPITWNVEVFIQALKEIQSTLSWNEVIVKLDHAEFVIKDRQGLNLLITGLRLGLQHQGYLPDIFPVELFYRHWDNVEGQFSLVQQILKCPDIFCFADYPYHSVTVDVLKAAPESDSKEAQTWRSLNVVELLLHMAERGLYVSVQEIFKWPIQHCPDVLVLALLQINAPITILRQELLSTLMPIFLGNHPNSAVILHHAWHGNAVKIKSIIMHAMAEWYIRGDHDQTRLSRILDVAQDLKALSHLLTAQSYPFVIDLACLASRREYLKLEKWLTDKIREQGEVFVTACVKFLQRRCPQVMGPGIKEDITVPKASQLPQETLTTMLACLQVCAGGVSQECSEAIMTMVQNCNLMLSKSTMSRPPPPGVLRHRALESFNPASLGGPLFSSKQVDPLGNLSSSLASMNLGSSLGPPSSSAFNLPGAIGPLVSAPGSPSRLMGPSPSSFPILPVSSQLHPGPVGTQGPSVLPGSTTIGSLGRLGPPTGIEKARIPETSNLFPDMAQNVSKEIEDEANSYFQRIYNHPPHPTLSIDEVLDMLKKFQDSGSKREREVFNCMLRNLFEEYRFFPQYPDKELQITAQLFGGIIERGLVNSYVTLGLALRFVLDALRKPEGSKMYYFGITALDRFKSRLKDYQTYCEHVRTIQHFSEFPQHLIEYIEYGLQGQEPPTRPQGPVLPKTLAAMLAPVTTPYKTITTTTITTSTTQTKSSTTPTASLSARPSIANATNIDTLLVATDKEEKITSPPEALQDKTAFIFNNLSQLNMQQKCDEIREIVTEEYWPWMAQYLVMKRASVELGFHALYSNFLECLKLPEVYKLVTRETFRNIKVLLRSDKGIANFSDRTLLKNLGHWLGMLTLGRNKPILQIDIDVKGLLVEAYHKGNQELLYVVPFVAKVLESCAKSRVFRPPNPWTMAIMNVLAELHQEPDLKLNLKFEIEVLCKNLNIDVVVRISELKPALYLKDPEKLRNLESQLSHPNKKSEANNNPQQTQGPIEELVGPTPTGTIVPQPAPANTTPSLPTGPPEPRFNYMDISVNMANIAQHITINNQLPLFQTHPHLKQFVRPAVERAIQEWIHPVVDRSIKIALTTSEQIVRKDFALDADEVRMRTAARHMVRNLTAGMAMITCRDQVLASISTNLKQAFLTSMMGTTPQQKELAEQAANVVAADNMELACAFVQKTAIEKAIPEMDKRLLNEIELRKIARQEGRRYCDPLAKYQAERMPEQIRLKVGGVTPQQMAVYEEFARNIPGFLPLSERDTQALMMPKPVTETAVTAFAANPAVAVTAQQVAAYAAAVSNDEVGAMLEKLAADVEVLLAAMGPAAPPPQHAALHSLLESIILTRRSRDAGAAMALLKKAVEGLLDGPTSGVTDSEFILRYRELHLRILKCLQDPRAYGMQWTNKHVTRCLTECREEFRYNFEAVDYLIRSHLISLPQYDLALAQAMDSGNAMATAFAMQLVQLYLIDERQTTHVTESDLFHTIEILARMAHHRAPPEGILLFRLTNLIESLRVNHDPGVLADRAPAGPTAHIHSGILQVRARDFDDPPGLMEKTEYLLREWVSMHHNPTHARDPTKAFGMFVHQMNMHGILKTDDLITRFFKLSTQMCVDLCYRALAETNAAPSVVRAKCFHSLDAFVRLVALLVKHSGDSTNTHTKINLLNKVLGIVAGVLLQDHEIRGTDFQQLPYHRIFIMLFLELCAPEPVLEAVNYQVLTAFCHTLHILRPAKASGFCYAWLELVSHRVFIGRMLAVTPQQKCWGMYAQLLIDLFKYLAPFLRNAELAKPVTLLYNGTLRVILVLLHDFPEFLCDYHYGFCDVIPPNCIQMRNLILSAFPRNMRLPDPFTPNLKVDMLPEIAHAPRVLTNFASMIQPLSFKKELDSYLKARAPVTFLSELRSNLQVSQEAGVRYNSQLMNALVLYVGTQAIAFIRSKGHTPNMSTIAHSAHMDIFQNLAVDLDTEGRYLFLNAIANQLRYPNSHTHYFSCTLLYLFAEANTEAIQEQITRVLLERLIVNRPHPWGLLITFIELIKNPTYKFWAHEFVHCAPEMEKLFDSVAKSCMVQQLQSTPEPEIPKS, from the exons ATGAACCTGGACTCGTTGTCTTTTACTTTGTCACAAATCAGTTATTTGGTTGCGAATTTAAATAAGAAAAATTTTCGGGACAGCTGCCAAGAAATATCAGAT TTGGTGCTGTGGAAGGGTCTGGAGGCAGACAGACACTTGCTGCGCTCTTTGCTCTCGTGCATCGATTTTTCAACAGGAGAAACACCGGAATCAACAGCGAAAGATTATTTTCAAGTGCAACTTCTGAAGCAAGAGTGTACTAATCTTCTTAGCAAAccttcttttatttctaatcTGTGCTTTGCTATAGATCATCCATTTCACCAGCAAaag ACTTTGAACCCATCGCCAAAGTTTTTTTTACGTTTGAAAAAGGTACTTGGCTTAACTCTGGTACAAGAAGTTGCATTTGCGATTGCATTGCTGCATTCTGAGAATTCTGAAATTTGTGCATTAGCCCTAGAGCACGTGCAAAAACAGCTGCCTGAattgattaaaaattatatcaACTCTGAGACGAGCAATAAGCATCACGAGGAAGGATTACACGATTCGTTACCCGAAGTTCTTCACCTTATATTGTCTCAAGCTTTATACACAGCCAATCAATTTGGCCTTTCATCAGAGGCAAAGGAAAAATTTCTCAAGAATTTAAGGCGCGATTTTCCCCGTGAGCTGGTACCAGTGGTGCTAGCACCACTCTTGTATCCAGACAACGGGGAAACTCCGCAAGCCAAAATTGAATTAAACATGGCTGTCAATCAAATG gaTGGAAATTCTCTAGTAGAATTGATTATGGAATTAGGATATGGATTTACTAGCAGTGTTGAAGAGTGTAGATCAGCCTTAGCTGGCCTAGGTGCTCGAGAAATATCTCCAGCATGTGCTGCACGAGTTCTAGGTCATATGGCACGTACTTGTAGTAATCTTGATGACGCTGGAGGTTTACAATCATATTGGGGTAATTCAGGAGCAACGCAAGACGCTAATAAAGAAAAGTCTGCAGATAATGTCCCTCCTATCACTTGGAATGTTGAAGTGTTTATTCAAGCTTTAAAAGAAATT CAATCTACACTATCATGGAATGAAGTGATAGTTAAATTAGACCATGCTGAATTTGTGATTAAAGATAGGCAGGGATTGAATTTACTAATCACTGGCTTAAGATTGGGATTACAACATCAAGGATACCTACCTGATATATTTCCTGTAGAACTTTTTTATCGTCATTGGGATAACGTAGAAGGACAATTTTCTTTAGTACAACAAATTCTGAAATGTCCAGACATATTTTGTTTTGCTGACTATCCTTATCACTCTGTAACCGTGGATGTGTTGAAAGCTGCACCAGAAAGTGATAGTAAGGAAGCACAAACATGGAGGTCTTTGAATGTTGTTGAATTACTCTTACATATGGCAGAAAGAGGGCTTTATGTCTCAGTTCAAGAAATATTTAAATGGCCGATTCAACACTGCCCCGATGTTCTTGTATTGGCGTTATTACAAATTAATGCACCTATTACTATATTGAGACAAGAATTACTTAGCACGTTAATGCCTATTTTTCTCGGAAATCATCCGAATTCTGCTGTCATTTTGCATCACGCGTGGCACGGAAATGCTGTTAAAATTAAATCCATTATAATGCATGCCATGGCGGAATGGTATATACGTGGAGATCACGATCAAACTCGGCTATCTCGCATCCTGGACGTTGCTCAAGACCTGAAAGCGTTGAGTCACTTACTTACTGCTCAGTCGTACCCCTTTGTTATCGATTTGGCTTGTTTGGCTTCAAGGAGAGAATActtaaaattagaaaaatggcTAACAGACAAAATCAGAGAACAGGGCGAAGTTTTCGTTACCGCTTGTGTAAAGTTTTTACAAAGGCGTTGCCCGCAAGTGATGGGACCTGGCATAAAAGAGGATATCACAGTTCCAAAAGCAAGTCAACTTCCACAAGAAACATTAACGACCATGCTTGCTTGTTTGCAAGTGTGCGCTGG GGGTGTTTCTCAAGAGTGTTCGGAAGCAATAATGACTATGGTACAAAACTGTAATCTCATGTTAAGTAAAAGTACAATGAGTAGACCTCCGCCACCAGGAGTTTTAAGACATCGAGCATTAGAATCTTTCAATCCAGCTTCGTTGGGAGGACCG CTATTCTCTTCTAAGCAAGTAGACCCACTTGGAAATTTAAGTTCGAGTCTTGCATCTATGAATTTGGGATCTAGTCTTGGTCCTCCAAGCAGTTCCGCGTTCAATTTACCTGGTGCTATCGGACCTTTGGTGTCTGCACCTGGCTCTCCTTCACGTCTTATGGGACCTTCTCCAAGTTCATTTCCAATCTTGCCAGTATCTTCTCAATTGCATCCAGGGCCAGTTGGAACACAAGGGCCGTCTGTCCTTCCTGGTAGTACAACAATTGGAAGTCTGGGTCGCCTTGGGCCGCCAACAGGCATTGAAAAGGCAAGAATACCTGAAACATCGAACTTATTTCCTGACATGGCACAAAATGTTTCCAAAGAAATCGAGGACGAAGCGAATAGCTATTTTCAACGTATATACAATCATCCGCCACACCCTACTTTATCAATTGACGAAGTTCTAGATATGTTGAAAAAATTTCAAGATTCTGGtagtaagagagaaagagaagtgTTCAATTGTATGCTACGAAACTTGTTCGAGGAATACCGCTTTTTTCCTCAATATCCTGATAAGGAATTACAAATCACAGCACAATTATTTGGTGGAATCATTGAAAGAGGATTAGTTAATAGCTATGTGACGCTTGGATTGGCTCTGAGATTTGTATTGGATGCTCTTCGCAAACCAGAAGGCAGCAAGATGTATTATTTTGGCATAACTGCTCTGGATCGTTTCAAGAGCCGTTTAAAAGATTACCAAACATATTGTGAGCACGTCAGGACAATTCAGCATTTCAGTGAGTTCCCACAACATTTAATTGAGTACATAGAATATGGATTACAGGGGCAGGAGCCTCCCACCAGACCTCAAGGTCCGGTTCTCCCAAAAACCCTAGCAGCTATGTTAGCACCTGTTACTACACCATATAAAACTATTACAACAACAACCATAACAACCAGTACTACCCAAACAAAATCGTCTACAACGCCGACCGCATCCCTTTCAGCTAGA CCTTCCATTGCTAATGCAACAAATATCGATACATTATTGGTGGCCACAGATAAAGAAGAAAAGATAACATCACCACCTGAAGCTTTACAAGATAAGACAGCTTTCATTTTCAACAATCTTAGCCAACTAAATATGCAGCAAAAATGTGATGAAATTCGGGAAATTGTCACGGAAGAATATTGGCCTTGGATGGCTCAGTATCTAGTAATGAAACGAGCTAGCGTAGAATTAGGGTTTCATGCTTTATATTCCAATTTTTTGGAATGTCTAAAATTACCTGAGGTGTATAAACTGGTTACTAGGGAGACGTTTAGAAACATAAAG GTTTTATTACGAAGTGATAAAGGAATAGCAAATTTTTCTGACCGAACACTTCTAAAAAATTTAGGTCATTGGTTAGGAATGTTAACTCTTGGCAGAAATAAACCTATTTTACAG ATTGATATAGACGTAAAAGGTTTACTTGTTGAAGCATATCATAAAGGCAATCAAGAACTCCTTTATGTGGTTCCCTTTGTTGCTAAAGTACTTGAAAGTTGTGCGAAGAGTCGTGTTTTTCGTCCACCTAATCCGTGGACAATGGCAATCATGAATGTGCTAGCAGAACTGCATCAAGAAcctgatttgaaattaaacttgAAATTTGAAATTGAAGTGCTTTGCAAGAATCTAAACATTGATGTCGTTGTAAGAATATCA GAATTAAAGCCTGCACTTTATTTGAAGGATCCAGAAAAGTTGCGAAATTTAGAGTCGCAATTGTCGCATCCAAATAAAAAATCTGAGGCAAATAACAATCCACAACAGACGCAAGGGCCTATTGAAGAATTAGTTGGTCCAACTCCAACTGGAACAATTGTTCCGCAACCTGCTCCTGCGAATACGACACCGTCTTTACCTACTGGTCCACCAGAACCACGCTTTAATTATATGGATATATCTGTAAACATGGCTAATATAGCTCAGCATATTACCATTAATAATCAG CTACCATTGTTTCAAACACATCCGCATTTAAAGCAATTTGTTCGCCCAGCTGTTGAGAGAGCAATTCAAGAATGGATTCATCCCGTTGTTGACCGCTCAATTAAAATAGCTCTGACTACCAGCGAACAAATTGTAAGAAAAGATTTTGCATTAGATGCAGATGAGGTTCGAATGAGAACAGCGGCTAGACACATGGTCCGTAATTTAACCGCCGGAATGGCTATGATTACTTGTCGTGACCAG gTGTTAGCGTCAATTAGTACAAACTTAAAGCAAGCTTTCCTCACTTCGATGATGGGCACAACTCCGCAACAGAAGGAGCTTGCAGAACAAGCAGCCAATGTAGTGGCTGCTGACAATATGGAACTTGCCTGTGCATTTGTACAAAAAACCGCCATTGAGAAGGCTATTCCAGAAATGGATAAGCGTTTGCTGAATGAAATTGAATTGCGAAAGATTGCGCGTCAAGAGGGACGACGATACTGTGATCCATTAGCTAAATACCAAGCTGAAAGAATGCCTGAACAAATTAGGTTGAAAGTAGGAGGAGTTACCCCTCAGCAAATGGCTGTGTATGAAGAATTTGCGAGAAATATTCCTGGGTTTTTGCCACTTTCCGAACGTGATACTCAAGCTCTAATGATGCCAAAACCTGTTACC GAAACTGCTGTAACTGCATTCGCTGCTAATCCCGCGGTTGCGGTAACAGCACAACAGGTTGCTGCATATGCGGCAGCAGTAAGTAACGATGAGGTGGGAGCAATGTTAGAAAAACTTGCAGCCGATGTTGAAGTATTACTTGCTGCAATGGGTCCAGCTGCACCACCTCCACAGCATGCCGCGCTTCATAGTCTACTAGAATCTATTATCTTAACGCGAAGGTCAAGGGATGCAGGCGCTGCAATGGCATTACTCAAGAAG GCTGTGGAAGGATTGTTGGATGGTCCCACGAGCGGTGTGACAGATTCCGAATTTATATTACGATATAGGGAGCTACACTTACGTATTTTAAAGTGTCTTCAAGATCCGCGTGCTTACGGCATGCAGTGGACAAACAAGCATGTTACTCGTTGTTTAACAGAATGCAGGGAAGAATTTCGATATAACTTTGAAGCTGTCGATTACCTCATAAG ATCTCATCTAATTAGTCTTCCACAATACGACTTGGCCCTAGCTCAGGCTATGGATTCTGGAAATGCAATGGCAACAGCATTCGCGATGCAGCTAGTGCAACTTTATTTAATTGATGAAAGACAAACTACACACGTTACCGAATCCGACTTATTCCACACAATTGAGATACTGGCTAGGATGGCCCATCACAGAGCACCACCAGAAGG aattttattaTTCAGACTGACCAATTTAATAGAATCGTTGCGCGTTAATCACGATCCAGGTGTATTAGCTGATAGAGCACCAGCTGGACCTACCGCTCATATACATTCGGGAATTCTTCAGGTGAGA GCACGCGATTTCGACGATCCTCCCGGATTAATGGAAAAGACGGAGTATTTGCTCCGTGAATGGGTATCGATGCATCATAACCCGACACACGCGCGTGATCCCACGAAAGCTTTCGGGATGTTCGTTCATCAAATGAACATGCACGGAATTTTAAAAACCGACGATCTCATAACAAGATTTTTCAAGTTGAGCACACAGATGTGCGTCGATCTGTGTTATCGTGCTCTGGCCGAGACTAACGCAGCTCCATCCGTCGTGCGTGCAAAGTGTTTCCATTCGTTGGACGCGTTCGTCCGTTTGGTCGCACTTTTGGTGAAACATTCTGGCGATAGTACAAATACTCATACGAAGATCAATCTTCTGAATAAGGTTTTGGGAATTGTTGCTGGCGTATTGCTGCAGGATCACGAGATACGCGGAACTGATTTTCAACAGCTGCCTTATCACAGAATATTCATTATGCTCTTCTTAGAGCTGTGCGCGCCCGAACCAGTATTGGAAGCAGTGAATTACCAAGTATTGACTGCTTTCTGTCATACTCTGCATATACTTAGACCGGCCAAAGCTTCAGGATTTTGTTACGCTTGGCTAGAGCTAGTTTCGCACAGAGTTTTTATTGGACGTATGCTCGCGGTTACACCGCAACAGAAATGTTGGGGAATGTACGCTCAGCTTTTGATCGATTTGTTCAAATACTTAGCGCCTTTCCTCCGAAACGCCGAACTTGCAAAACCAGTCACTCTGTTGTATAACGGAACTCTTCGAGTGATATTGGTGTTGTTACACGATTTCCCGGAATTCCTTTGTGACTATCACTACGGATTCTGCGACGTAATTCCTCCCAACTGTATACAAATGAGAAATCTGATTTTAAGCGCATTTCCAAGGAATATGCGCTTACCCGATCCATTCACGCCGAATCTGAAGGTCGACATGCTACCAGAGATAGCACATGCTCCACGAGTATTAACCAACTTTGCGTCCATGATACAACCGCTTAGTTTCAAGAAGGAGCTAGATTCATACTTAAAGGCACGTGCCCCGGTCACTTTCCTTTCCGAGCTACGCAGTAATTTACAAGTATCTCAAGAAGCCGGTGTTCGTTACAATAGTCAATTAATGAACGCCCTAGTACTTTACGTTGGTACACAAGCTATAGCTTTCATTCGCAGTAAAGGGCATACACCGAATATGTCTACTATCGCACATTCTGCACATATGGATATATTCCAAAACTTGGCAGTCGATCTCGATACGGAAGGACGTTACTTGTTTTTAAACGCGATCGCAAATCAACTACGGTATCCCAACAGTCATACGCATTATTTCAGTTGCACACTTCTGTACTTGTTTGCTGAAGCTAACACCGAAGCGATACAAGAACAAATTACAAGAGTCCTCCTGGAAAGACTTATCGTGAACAGACCACATCCCTGGGGTTTGCTGATCACCTTCATCGAACTTATCAAGAATCCTACATACAAGTTCTGGGCGCACGAGTTTGTTCATTGCGCACCAGAAATGGAAAA ACTGTTCGATTCAgttgctaaatcgtgtatggtTCAACAATTACAATCCACTCCGGAACCGGAGATCCCAAAGTCATAG